A single window of Trachemys scripta elegans isolate TJP31775 chromosome 18, CAS_Tse_1.0, whole genome shotgun sequence DNA harbors:
- the POLR2J gene encoding DNA-directed RNA polymerase II subunit RPB11-a, whose amino-acid sequence MNAPPAFESFLLFEGEKKITINKDTKVPNACLFTINKEDHTLGNIIKSQLLKDPQVLFAGYKVPHPLEHKIIIRVQTTPDYSPQEAFTNAITDLISELSLLEERFRVAIKDKQEGIE is encoded by the exons ATGAACGCGCCGCCGGCCTTCGAGTCCTTCCTGCTCTTCGAGGGGGAGAAGAA GATCACAATTAATAAGGATACAAAAGTACCAAATGCCTGTTTGTTTACAATCAACAAGGAAGACCACACACTTGGAAATATTATTAAATC GCAATTACTGAAAGACCCTCAGGTGTTGTTTGCAGGATACAAGGTCCCACATCCTCtggaacataaaatcatcattcgAGTTCAGACCACTCCTGATTACAGTCCCCAGGAAGCTTTCACCAATGCTATCACGGACCTGATCAGTGAACTCTCCCTTCTGGAGGAGAGATTCAGG gTTGCCATCAAAGATAAACAAGAAGGAATTGAATAG
- the LRWD1 gene encoding leucine-rich repeat and WD repeat-containing protein 1, with protein MSKVTTELLLERAVPRSTRLRKIETLNLSKLQLKTGDLDPRLFSRLRHLQNLDLSDNLLDKLPANLSLPDLRVLNCSNNQLEDVTVLKQFPLLEELNYENNVYLTTNDDYKVMFLLQNLRLLNGKDVTKLANHVRVVNSRELTSKVTAHWERHFRSQLPEKYSAEHVKFIRKKFLKSAQTHVIYGPSSLGEFTRWRVKMIAEELLASMLGQEENTNPETQERMDDNEEETTENPREVGDDDIAQVTLIPSKRRGNHSTAGSASKRPRSQCNTEEEVVLSPRKSSHSQDDPTPDRPRASNQQAKVAEETHRNGEQPPKGQSHRRSSHLTEEQKSQEQDKRVLTITPVKNLEDKEVISLEPLHFLQCHSKGNSREDFKTQLWSCVFEPPLDSGTRKDPVVSTSRTMATCGGESVCLIDCETGIVLKKYKVPAEEFFTVAWTTLTMVTNDGRKKKHNILAAAGRRGIVKLIHVSADFCYGEIKAHKKPIATACFSPTCETHLFTASYDKRIGLWDIGVPDCDYNFKASQLMVLEVASIPLRIALVPSCPDQFLLAGCEDGCFAWDIRLDKPQKSRPFEVAFQFPNDEGEETASHRVDGLAFLNKDVVVSKSSKTGSIYLWSWSQSFEAQGKSCHRTRPALILAELEWSTTDLPYLTLSTCPAAEYVFCGDEKGSVWMYNLSKYSSAWRASKGKRSENRIAPTQILEWPELRANGELLTEVLINNVVTDPTFTYLIALTGVNIAAVWKKT; from the exons atgtcaaaagttaCTACAGAGCTTCTTTTGGAAAGAGCGGTTCCAAGATCTACTAGGCTACGAAAGATTGAGACTCTGAA cttATCCAAGCTACAGTTAAAGACCGGAGACTTGGACCCCCGGTTGTTTTCCCGTCTGAGACATCTGCAAAATCTCGATCTCTCTGATAATCTGTTGGACAAGCTACCTGCTAATCTAAGCCTGCCAGACCTGCGTGTCCTAAACTGCAGTAACAACCAACTGGAAGATGTGACTGTCCTGAAGCAGTTCCCGCTGCTGGAGGAGCTAAACTATGAAAACAATGTGTACCTGACA ACCAATGATGACTATAAGGTCATGTTTCTTTTACAAAATCTTCGGCTACTCAATGGCAAGGATGTCACCAAATTAGCTAATCACGTGAGAGTTGTCAACAGCCGAGAGCTGACCAGCAAG GTCACAGCTCACTGGGAGAGGCACTTCCGAAGCCAACTCCCTGAGAAGTATTCAGCCGAGCACGTGAAGTTCATCAGGAAAAAGTTTCTGAAGTCTGCACAAACCCACGTCATATACGGACCCAGCTCCCTCGGTGAATTTACCCGATGGAGG GTGAAAATGATTGCAGAGGAGTTGCTGGCATCCATGCTGGGACAGGAAGAGAACACAAACCCTGAAACACAAGAAAGGATGGACGATAATGAGGAGGAGACTACAGAAAACCCCAGGGAGGTGGGAGATGATGATATTGCGCAG GTCACATTAATCCCCAGCAAGAGAAGAGGGAATCACTCAACAGCGGGATCTGCGAGCAAAAGGCCACGGTCCCAGTGTAACACTGAGGAGGAAGTAGTGCTTAGTCCCAGAAAGTCCAGCCATTCACAGGATGACCCGACTCCCGATAGACCAAGAGCATCGAACCAACAGGCCAAGGTGGCCGAAGAGACTCACAGGAATGGAGAACAGCCTCCGAAAGGACAAAGCCACAGAAGATCCAGCCACTTGACAGAGGAGCAGAAAAGCCAGGAGCAGGACAAAAGGGTTCTGACCATAACCCCGGTGAAGAACCTAGAAGACAAG GAAGTTATCAGTTTGGAGCCATTGCATTTTCTTCAGTGTCACAGTAAAGGCAACAGCCGGGAGGATTTTAAAACGCAGCTCTGGTCCTGTGTCTTCGAGCCGCCGTTGGATTCTGGGACGAGGAAAG ACCCTGTAGTGAGCACCTCCAGAACCATGGCCACGTGCGGAGGGGAATCGGTTTGTCTTATCGACTGCGAGACCGGAATCGTGTTGAAAAAGTATAAAGTTCCTGCCGAG GAGTTTTTCACCGTTGCTTGGACAACTCTGACCATGGTAACTAATGACGGTcggaaaaaaaaacataatatcCTGGCCGCAGCTGGAAGAAGAGGAATTGTAAAGCTGATTCATGTATCGGCTGATTTCTGCTACGGAGAGATAAAGGCTCACAAAAAGCCCATTGCTACAGCCTGCTTCAGCCCAACCTGCGAGACCCACCTCTTTA CTGCATCCTATGACAAAAGAATTGGCCTCTGGGATATTGGGGTTCCGGATTGTGATTACAACTTCAAAGCAAG CCAACTGATGGTGCTGGAAGTTGCCTCTATTCCATTACGGATTGCCCTGGTCCCATCCTGCCCAGATCAGTTCCTGCTGGCTGGTTGTGAAGACGGTTGCTTTGCTTGGGATATTAGACTGGACAAGCCACAGAAGAGCAG GCCTTTTGAAGTGGCGTTCCAGTTTCCTAATGATGAGGGAGAAGAGACAGCTTCCCACAGAGTGGATGGATTGGCTTTTTTGAACAAGGATGTTGTGG TTTCTAAGAGTTCTAAGACAGGGTCTATCTACTTATGGAGCTGGAGCCAGTCGTTTGAGGCACAGGGGAAATCATGTCACAGAACACGACCTGCACTTATTCTAGCTGAACTGGAGTGGTCTACAACAGACCTGCCCTACCTTACCCTCAGCACCTGCCCAG CAGCAGAGTATGTGTTCTGTGGCGATGAAAAGGGAAGTGTGTGGATGTACAATCTCAGCAAGTACTCTTCAGCCTGGAGGGCCTCCAAGGGAAAACGCTCAGAGAACAGAATAGCTCCCACACAG ATTCTTGAGTGGCCAGAGCTTCGAGCAAATGGAGAGCTGCTGACTGAAGTCTTAATAAACAATGTGGTGACAGACCCTACTTTCACTTACCTTATTGCTTTAACTGGCGTAAATATAGCAGCTGTATGGAAGAAAACATAG